The Methanolacinia petrolearia DSM 11571 genome has a segment encoding these proteins:
- a CDS encoding class I adenylate-forming enzyme family protein, with translation MPNCTTFIDNNLRLKDKPALICPSQNTSLTYGDLFEAVNRYSRILVSGGIEKGDRVCIYLPSSPDYLIFYLAIWRIGAVAVPLNIVLKPAEVRYMLENSGAKAIISDISGSDSVNEALSNGPNVRSYVMGSEEWNEMLSNAECLVRPVDCDFNDLCQLQYTSGTTGKQKGAMLSHGNWISAMDAECDVLSYYEDDVYLGIYPMAHVGVSWGISALRAGATWVVMEKFELGKYIDLIERYSATVVAGMPPVIHSLLKTPPGTEDRLKSAREMISGGGPLHHAIWKEFYSRFKIPVVNAYGLSETIVVGTGTAIRPEDYRYADEFRSVGKPVGYSELKIVDVNDPSTELEHMETGEIALRGPAVACGYWGMEEETKSVFLPDGWFLTGDIGHIDEDGMLSITDRKKDMIVMSGWKIYPTEVEKALIENPAIDDIAVFGCSDIHRGEVPVAVVVIKEGYEFDRSSMDEFARLRLAGYKVPREYYVVDSLPRVSGWKLLRRELVERYCGNN, from the coding sequence TTGCCAAATTGCACCACATTTATCGATAATAACCTAAGATTAAAGGATAAACCGGCACTCATATGCCCTTCGCAAAATACCTCCCTGACATACGGGGATCTCTTTGAAGCTGTGAACCGTTACTCGAGGATTCTGGTCTCAGGGGGAATTGAAAAAGGTGACAGGGTCTGCATATATCTCCCTTCCTCCCCGGATTACCTGATTTTTTACCTGGCAATCTGGAGAATAGGAGCTGTTGCAGTTCCTTTGAATATTGTTCTCAAACCGGCCGAAGTCAGGTATATGCTTGAAAATTCAGGTGCGAAAGCGATAATCTCCGATATAAGCGGTTCAGATTCGGTGAATGAAGCATTATCCAACGGCCCGAATGTCCGCAGTTATGTTATGGGCAGTGAGGAATGGAATGAAATGTTATCGAATGCCGAATGCCTGGTCCGTCCTGTCGACTGCGATTTCAATGATCTCTGCCAGCTTCAGTATACATCCGGAACCACGGGGAAGCAGAAGGGTGCAATGCTTTCTCACGGCAACTGGATCTCGGCAATGGATGCCGAATGTGATGTTCTTAGTTATTATGAGGATGATGTCTATCTCGGCATCTACCCGATGGCTCACGTTGGGGTTTCATGGGGTATATCCGCATTAAGGGCCGGTGCCACCTGGGTTGTAATGGAGAAATTCGAACTCGGGAAATATATCGATCTTATCGAGAGATATTCTGCAACCGTAGTTGCAGGTATGCCGCCGGTAATCCATTCGCTGCTGAAGACCCCTCCCGGAACCGAGGATCGGCTGAAGAGCGCAAGGGAGATGATCAGCGGAGGGGGGCCGCTCCACCATGCCATCTGGAAGGAGTTCTACAGCCGTTTCAAAATACCTGTAGTAAATGCATACGGCCTTTCGGAGACCATCGTTGTAGGAACAGGTACTGCAATCCGGCCTGAAGATTATCGTTATGCCGATGAATTCAGGAGCGTGGGCAAACCTGTCGGGTACAGCGAGCTGAAGATTGTCGATGTCAACGATCCCTCGACAGAGCTTGAGCACATGGAGACCGGCGAGATTGCATTGAGGGGCCCGGCTGTTGCCTGCGGATATTGGGGAATGGAAGAAGAGACGAAGTCGGTTTTTCTGCCTGACGGCTGGTTCCTGACAGGAGACATAGGCCATATCGACGAGGACGGGATGCTCTCGATCACCGACAGGAAGAAGGATATGATCGTCATGTCGGGATGGAAGATATACCCGACAGAAGTCGAAAAAGCATTGATCGAAAATCCTGCTATCGACGATATTGCTGTGTTCGGATGCAGCGACATTCACAGGGGTGAGGTTCCTGTTGCCGTAGTCGTGATAAAAGAGGGTTATGAATTCGACAGGTCTTCTATGGATGAATTTGCACGTTTGCGTCTTGCGGGATATAAGGTCCCCAGGGAATACTATGTCGTGGATTCACTACCAAGAGTCAGCGGATGGAAACTGCTCCGGCGTGAACTCGTAGAGAGATACTGCGGAAATAACTGA
- a CDS encoding CDC48 family AAA ATPase → MINLKVDSAYPEDQGTGRARLDPETMLQLHLSPGDLIYINGKRRTVAKVWRQMVNDWNKNKIRIDSFIRANAGISIGEKVEIDAVENVVAAKRVVLAPPEDLPKQLPINYNNAVTKLIDFPVCKGDRVPVLAGLPFMQPQTVAFKVVSIEPEESVIISKETDVEFSDKPAEGFEGIKLISYEDIGGLKGELQDVRETIELPMRHPELFRKLGIDPPKGVLLYGPPGTGKTLIAKAVANESGAHFISIAGPEVISKYYGESEQRLREIFDEAEDNAPSIIFIDELDSIAPRREDVTGEVERRVVAQLLTMMDGLEERGQVVVIGATNRLDAIDPALRRPGRFDREIEIGPPDESDRLEILRIHVRGMPTEGEKRIIEVRKKIDESSGLEKDELEEELKSLESEMSRSRENLLKEFSSLTTGFVGADLAALAREAALRALRRYLPDIDLEIEEISQEILESMEIRVEDFHNALKDINPSAMREVFLEVSHVHWNDVGGLQKEKEEVREAVEYPLTKPGRFEDLGIEPPRGVLLYGPPGTGKTLIAKAVANESGANFIPVRGPQLLSKWVGESERAVREIFRKARQVSPSIIFFDELDSLTPVRGRGSDSHVMESVVNQILTEFDGLEDMRGVVIMGATNRPDMIDPALLRAGRFDRLVYVGEPDEASRKRILQIHTRFMPIEGSALDKIIESTKSGEERFFEEAFKNLSKKKDIMPNRQISADELKGFLDAENQQSTISIPVYKRRKLIVDLLSKNALYLKDPERDELIDKIAALSSGYVGSDLELLCREAAMFAMRDGKSSVDESHFKSALKKVHPMMNERLREQYENIRTYFKGGLPRQVQPVEYQ, encoded by the coding sequence ATGATAAATCTGAAAGTCGACAGCGCTTATCCTGAGGATCAGGGAACCGGACGTGCCAGGCTCGATCCCGAAACAATGCTCCAGCTTCACCTTTCTCCAGGGGATCTAATATATATAAATGGAAAAAGGCGGACTGTTGCAAAAGTATGGCGCCAGATGGTCAATGACTGGAATAAGAATAAGATCAGAATAGATAGTTTCATCCGGGCAAATGCAGGCATCAGCATTGGTGAAAAGGTGGAGATCGATGCTGTTGAAAATGTAGTGGCGGCAAAGAGGGTCGTTCTTGCACCACCCGAGGATCTTCCAAAACAACTTCCGATAAATTACAATAATGCTGTGACCAAGCTTATCGATTTCCCGGTATGCAAGGGGGATCGTGTACCTGTTCTTGCCGGCCTGCCTTTTATGCAGCCCCAAACCGTTGCTTTCAAGGTAGTAAGTATCGAACCCGAAGAGTCTGTGATTATTTCTAAGGAGACAGATGTCGAATTTTCAGACAAGCCTGCCGAGGGATTTGAAGGCATCAAACTGATATCATACGAGGATATCGGCGGTCTCAAAGGGGAACTTCAGGATGTAAGGGAGACGATCGAGCTTCCTATGAGGCATCCGGAACTGTTCAGGAAGCTCGGGATCGATCCGCCGAAAGGTGTCCTCCTGTACGGCCCTCCCGGAACCGGGAAGACTCTCATAGCAAAGGCTGTAGCCAACGAGAGCGGTGCACATTTTATCTCAATAGCGGGCCCTGAAGTCATATCCAAATATTACGGCGAAAGCGAGCAGAGGCTCAGGGAGATTTTCGACGAGGCCGAGGATAATGCCCCTTCGATAATTTTTATCGACGAACTTGATTCGATAGCTCCCCGGCGTGAGGATGTAACCGGAGAGGTCGAGAGAAGAGTTGTTGCGCAGCTCCTGACCATGATGGACGGCCTTGAGGAGAGAGGACAGGTCGTCGTAATCGGAGCTACGAACCGTCTTGATGCAATAGATCCCGCTCTGAGAAGACCCGGCAGGTTCGACAGGGAGATCGAGATCGGACCGCCCGATGAATCCGACCGCCTTGAAATTCTGAGAATTCATGTACGCGGGATGCCGACGGAAGGGGAGAAGAGGATAATCGAGGTCAGGAAGAAGATCGATGAGAGTTCGGGCCTTGAGAAGGATGAGCTTGAAGAGGAACTCAAGAGCCTTGAGAGTGAAATGTCCCGCAGCAGGGAGAACCTGCTGAAGGAATTTTCTTCGCTTACTACCGGATTCGTGGGCGCCGATCTTGCAGCACTTGCCAGGGAGGCAGCGTTGCGCGCCCTGAGGAGATACCTGCCCGATATCGACCTTGAGATAGAGGAGATCTCGCAGGAGATCCTCGAATCGATGGAGATCAGGGTGGAGGATTTCCATAACGCCTTAAAGGATATCAATCCCAGTGCGATGCGCGAGGTGTTCCTTGAGGTTTCCCATGTTCACTGGAATGATGTAGGGGGTCTCCAGAAGGAGAAGGAAGAGGTGCGCGAGGCTGTCGAGTACCCACTCACGAAGCCCGGCCGCTTTGAAGACCTCGGCATTGAGCCGCCGAGAGGAGTCCTCCTGTACGGACCGCCCGGAACGGGAAAGACCCTCATAGCCAAAGCCGTTGCAAATGAGAGCGGTGCGAATTTCATCCCTGTAAGAGGTCCGCAACTGTTGTCAAAATGGGTGGGTGAAAGCGAGAGGGCCGTGCGTGAAATTTTCAGGAAGGCAAGGCAGGTCTCACCGTCCATCATCTTCTTTGACGAACTGGACTCCCTTACCCCCGTGCGCGGAAGAGGGTCCGACTCGCATGTAATGGAGAGTGTTGTAAACCAGATCCTGACAGAATTCGACGGGCTGGAGGATATGCGTGGCGTCGTCATTATGGGGGCTACAAACCGCCCGGATATGATCGATCCAGCGCTACTCCGTGCAGGAAGATTTGATCGCCTGGTGTATGTCGGGGAGCCTGACGAGGCCTCGCGGAAGAGAATCCTCCAGATCCATACCCGTTTCATGCCGATAGAGGGCTCAGCTCTCGACAAGATAATCGAATCGACTAAATCCGGCGAGGAGAGGTTCTTTGAGGAGGCATTTAAGAACCTCAGCAAAAAGAAGGATATCATGCCAAACAGGCAGATTTCGGCTGATGAATTAAAGGGATTCCTGGATGCGGAGAATCAGCAGAGCACAATTTCAATCCCGGTTTATAAAAGAAGGAAACTTATCGTCGATCTCTTAAGTAAGAATGCGTTGTATCTCAAAGATCCGGAGAGGGACGAGCTTATCGATAAGATTGCTGCGCTCAGCTCCGGGTACGTCGGCTCGGATCTTGAGCTGCTGTGCAGGGAGGCTGCGATGTTTGCGATGAGAGACGGGAAGTCATCCGTTGATGAGTCTCACTTCAAATCAGCTCTCAAAAAGGTCCATCCTATGATGAACGAGAGACTGCGCGAGCAGTACGAGAATATCCGGACGTATTTCAAGGGCGGCCTCCCACGGCAGGTCCAGCCTGTCGAATACCAGTAA